One stretch of Cololabis saira isolate AMF1-May2022 chromosome 15, fColSai1.1, whole genome shotgun sequence DNA includes these proteins:
- the trib1 gene encoding tribbles homolog 1, whose amino-acid sequence MNLQWSSSPALSIRRVAHKRLDSDDQPPAKCARLSAGDAGDAQGLLGASPGSPPAPAGAPPAGPVPSPGPGPHSHQGPLRIGAFLLLPLADRESMHSAMNTETGDELLCKVFDMGLYQEKIRTYGILPAHRNVAGIRDVILGERKAYIFLDKDFGDMHTLVKSCRRLDEEQACRLFRQVAGAVAHCHQAGIVLGDLKLRKFVFADEKRTQVRLESLEDCRVLEDPSNDSVSDTHGCPAYVSPEILSGSTPYSGKMADMWSLGVMLYTMLVGRYPFHDPDPAMLFSKIRRGQCCLPEGLSPKAKCLLQSLLRKEPSERLTATELLAHPWFHLRSPSRDVASAEQEVSAAEQMVPSFDVEEDDNLFC is encoded by the exons ATGAACTTGCAGTGGAGCAGCAGCCCTGCGCTCTCCATCCGGAGAGTCGCGCACAAGCGTCTGGACTCGGACGACCAGCCTCCGGCCAAGTGCGCGCGGCTGAGCGCGGGGGACGCGGGGGACGCGCAGGGACTCCTGGGCGCGTCACCGGGCTCCCCCCCGGCCCCGGCGGGGGCCCCCCCGGCGGGGCCCGTCCCcagccccggccccggcccccaCAGCCACCAGGGACCGCTCAGGATAGGAGCTTTCCTGCTGCTTCCTCTGGCGGACCGGGAGAGCATGCACAGCGCCATGAACACCGAAACTGGCGATGAGCTACTGTGTAAG GTGTTTGATATGGGGTTATACCAGGAGAAGATCAGGACCTATGGGATCCTGCCAGCTCACAGGAATGTGGCCGGCATCAGGGATGTCATCCTTGGCGAGCGCAAGGCCTACATCTTCCTGGATAAGGACTTTGGGGACATGCACACGTTGGTGAAGAGCTGCCGGCGGTTGGACGAGGAGCAGGCCTGCAGGCTTTTCCGCCAGGTGGCAGGGGCCGTGGCACACTGCCACCAGGCCGGCATCGTGCTGGGTGACCTCAAACTGCGCAAGTTTGTCTTCGCTGATGAGAAAAG GACACAAGTGAGGCTAGAAAGCCTGGAGGACTGCCGAGTCTTGGAGGACCCCAGCAACGACTCCGTCTCCGACACCCACGGCTGCCCCGCCTACGTCAGCCCGGAGATCCTCAGCGGCTCCACGCCGTACTCCGGCAAGATGGCCGACATGTGGAGCCtgggggtcatgctgtacaccatGCTGGTGGGCCGTTACCCCTTCCACGACCCGGACCCGGCCATGCTGTTCTCCAAAATCCGCAGGGGCCAGTGCTGCTTGCCAGAGGGCCTGTCGCCCAAGGCCAAGTGTCTCCTCCAGAGCCTGCTGAGGAAAGAACCGTCGGAGAGACTCACGGCCACCGAGCTGCTCGCTCACCCGTGGTTCCACCTGCGGTCGCCGTCCCGGGATGTGGCATCGGCCGAACAGGAAGTGAGCGCGGCCGAACAGATGGTGCCATCCTTCGATGTGGAAGAGGACGACAATCTGTTCTGCTGA